GTGACTTAAAGGCACCCTAAAATGACAAGTCATTGCCTTCTCGCCAAAGGATTTACCGGTAGCTCTATCCTCATGTTAGCTCCTTTCCTTACCTTGGCCTTTTGGACAAACCTGTAATGAACAGTTGAATTGGTGATCAGATGAACGTTGTGCGGTGACTCATCTTGGGTAGATCCACCCTTTGACCTAACTGACAACCTCTCTGGAAGATGAATTGCCAGCTAAGTAATTAATTTTGGTTACTACTTTAATCTGATTAAACCAATTGACTTTTTTAAAGAAATAaagatgacattcatattgttTTGATTATTTATGGTATACATTGTATGTTTGTGTAGCAATGCAATCAATTACTATACTTTAACTTGGCTGCCTGCTGTACTAATACATCTCCACCTGAGGTCCCAAATTCACACACAGCTTAATGTTATTACTGGGTATCCACAGTAAATGGTCTTgagtgatttaaaaatatatatatatatattttaaggcTGTGTTAATGCAGGCAGCACAATTCTGATCGTTTGGACAATTATTGacaagagctgatctgattggtcaagttAGTGAAAAAATCAGAATTGGACTACCTGTGTAAACTTGGCCTAATGGTTTTTTTACATGCACATTCAAGTCATCAGTCCATTATTTTTTTTGAAAGTAGTTTAATGATTGTTTACAAGTCaactaatatatatttttaactcattgtacaaaaatacatttttttttttcttaaacaGCTTCTCATTATGTGCAGAGGACAATTGTCTTCCATAAGTTAGGAGAAATTCAAGTATGTTTACAACAATGATACACATTACAATAGACTTGGCGGTAGGCCTATAATTCTATTAGGTTAATACATTCAGAGGTCTTCATTGAGGTAAAAGTGTATTGCAATCAGTGTGCAACAAGTTATGTGTGTTggataattcataaaaattgtATTTTTATCTTGCATGATTTTGAAATAATTTGATATATACCCAGTCGATGCATAAAATACAAATATTGTGTTAAGCTTAAAGGTGTTGAAGGTCTAGTGCAGTCAATTCTGTCCCGGTCTTTTAACTTCTATTGTGCTGATGAAACTTAACACTGTAAAAGTATGAAAACattgatcagtgttatttcctgatagttgctggttgaaaatacaatctacacaggaccttctgatcagcaggtttgcatgggcgGGAGTTTTGACATCACCGTGCGGTTAATTGGTTAATACACCATGACCTATAAGAGTTCCAAACTTCTCTGCCAGTAACGGCTAGTTTTCAGTTTACCCTTccaactcagaccactcccagacagtcctagcaaaattcttgctggagaaagttgtgctaaaaagcaatttttttccaattttaatggaaatctattacagtaaggtacttttAAGTATAAATTATTTAATGGTgatataaaaacagctgcattgggccttCAAAGGTGCAACCAATActgcacagacacacatgcagaaCTATTGTGTGTTTGTGAATTGTGAAAAGGCTTGTGCAATACATGCAAGTAAACATTTCTCAACATACGGTATAACATTGAGCTCCCAAAAGCAGTGTTTACATATAtgttatgttttgttctgttccaCACCATGCTACATTTGACATGGAATATGATTTGATGTTGTGGTAAAGTTTGTAAACACCAAGTGTGGTTGCTTCTGCTGTACTAGTGGGCCGGGCCTATATAACACTAATTCATCATATTTGGATTCAAGCACATTTTATATTTGTTTTGCCTCCCCCATTTAGATTTCAAGACTCCCACGAAAGCAGTGGCTTATACTCATTTACTAATAAGTGCACTATCCTGGTTAAAATGAAATACAATTTTACAGCTACCAAAGTATATTTGGGGCTATTGAGTTTGAAATCATAATAATCAAGCAAGGCACCCTCTACTCAGTTGGCAAAAGATGAGTCAGTCAGGAGACAAGCCAACCAGTCCACTACTCTACTGACAGCAACCGCTGCATGGCCTATGTTTGGGTTACAACCATGTGACTGGCTGCATGGGGGAGGCGAGACTGTGTTTTTAGGAGCGCGACACTAGGGCTTACTATTTCTGATACCGAAATAGCCCACTGTCAGGTGGAACCTTACACATTGTGCTCGAGTTACAATTTGACCAAAACACAGTGGATAAGACGCACATGTGAGAACGGAAAGTGcatttcagtggggggggggggggggggggggttgtcctaAGATTCAGCAAAAATATGTACAAAGTGATATCTTTTTTTCCACTCGTAGGTACATGTAAACATCCGTGTGACTTGGTATACATCCTTGTTGAACCCATGTCAGATGGCTGTGTGCTTTTCTCCATCTCTGAGCTGTGAGGGTAGAGAAATTGTAGTCGTTTACATTGAAATAAAACCGTTGAAATACTATTGATTGTGATGCTGTTATGGAATTGCTCCAATGTTAAATAAAGTCCCGTTATCTAAATGTAGCCAAATCCCATCCATTGTTTTCTTGTGGAGATTACGTGCAACCTTCCATGATAGCCCACAGTCTGTCAACCAATAAATACTGATTTATTTTGAGGACTCACCGTTTTCCTCTGGTTACTGAGACAGAAAGTGCATATGGGCCTGAGCGGGGGGCTGCTGCTACTGATGTTGGTGCTGCTCTGCAGTATGCTGTGGTACCTGAGACAGGGCTGCCCGTCCAAACACTCGTCCCCCAGTAGCAGCACGTTGGCAAGGTGGGAGATGTAGCTGGACGCCAGGCGCAGCGTCTCGATCTTGGACAGTTTCCTGTCTGCCGGTTCTGTGGGGATGAGGGTGCGCAGCGCGGTGAACGCCGTGTTCACGCTGTGGGTCCTGTCCCGTTCCCGCGCGTTGGCTGCCTGTCTCTGTTTGCTAACGCCCGGCAGACGGCTGCtgtaccccccctccctctgcctgGCTCCCtcccggcactctccctgggggcTACAGCCACCGCTCGTCGACTTGTTGTCGGAGCTCTCCTCGCTTCCACTCTCCAGCTCGTCCAGGTCGGAAGGGAAACCGTCCGGCGTGGCACCCTGTTCGCTCCCTGTGGACTTCATGGTGGACCTGGCTGGGTGTCTAAGGCGGGGGACTGAGCTGGGATCTGGGACTGGCTCTGCAACTGTGTCTGTTTCATGGTGCAGCCGACTGCTGCCAACCACTTTATAAAAGCAGAGTGAAAATAGCACCTGGGACCAGCTGCCGCCGTGTGATCCGGTGACTGGGGGTGGGGGATCCTGCGTTAACTGGGCTCACGCCATTCCCTTGGCAGAGCAGCATGCCATTTCTTGAATAACGGATCCGTTCTGGGCCCGGTCACCATGCATGCGGCCTCTGGAAAAGGAAAGACAGGTGGAGGCTAGAGAGTAGAGGCCACCTGTCGTGGTTCTTGGGTGCTagaggtttatatatataaccccccccccacacggaGAGCCAGCACACTCCCACTTTGCTCCTAACCCCTGCCCCTTGACCCCTAACCCTTCCATGTTTGCAGATCTGTAAAGTGGAAGCAATATGGTGGAAGCTTGACCATTACACTGCTTACAATTTGACTTGTTTACGTGTTGcagtgcgttttgttgccaaccttactttgctacctgacaactttacgtttttgacTTTGTAATTACcgtgtatattttttttttttccctcacttaactttttttcattcaactttgtcactccggacgctttatctcggcatggttcgtcaggacctccaacagccaaagctaagtagtaacattaacatgatgccttctaaattgcagtcgctgtactcataatatactggagaacgatcgccttacgtcgaggatagctgtgctgcaagcccagcttcagacgcaatcgttaggcaagagtaagttcagtgtaggaaaggatgaaacagcgtctgtgccaccagtaagtacagatagtaacgttagtataaatcccctcgcatggtccccgcagccggataactttctcatggcttctggagggaaatgctgtaggaatgctcaaccggtgtcgctcattcagccgacagaaactttcaaccggttttccccattaagcagcaagtcggagtctgaggccgagccttctcttgtctctacacctcccgttacggggtctgggacgccgaagcttcccaccattagctctgacaaattgaaaaccctagtcattggcgacttcattacccgcagtattagacttaaaacgaatcatccagcgatcatacactgtttaccagggggcagggctaccaacgttaaagctaatctgaagatggtgctggctaaagctaaaactggcgagtataagagatattgttatccacgtcagcACCAaagatgttaggatgaaacagtcagaggtcaccaagcgcaacatagcttcagagtgtaaatcagctagaaagatgtgtcggcatcgagtaattgtctctggtcccctcccagttagggggagttttgagctctacagcagagtctcacaactcaatcgctggttgaaaactgttttctgcccctcccaaaagatagaatttgtagataattggccctctttctgggaccaagcctggcctgctgaggagtgacggactccatcctagctggagaggtgctctcatcttatctaccaacatagacagggctctaactcctctagctccacaatgaaatagggtgcaggccaggcagtaggctgttagccagcctgccaacttagtggagtctgccactagcacagtcagtgtagtcagctcagctttcCCCATTGAGACATGTCtttgcctcgacctaggttgggcaaaacttaacatggcggtgttcgccttagcaatctcactaggataaagacctcctccatttctgccattattgaaagagatcgtgatacctcacatctcaaaatagggctacttaatgttagatccctcacttcaaaggcagttatagttaatgaactaatcactgatcataatcttgatgtgattggcctgactgaaacatggcttaagcctgatgaatttactgtgttaaatgaggcctcacctcctggttacactagtgaccatatcccctgtgcatcctgcaaaggcggaggtgttgcaaACATTTACGATAGCAGAAAATATGACGTTTTCTttttttgagcttctagtcatgaaatctatgcagcctactcaatcactttttatagaaactgtttacaggcctcctgggccatatacagtgttcctcactgagttctctgaattcctatcggaccttgtagtcatagcagataatattcaaatttttggtgattttaatattcacatggaaaagtccacagacccactccaaaaggctttcggagccatcatcgactggttttgtccaacatgtctctggacctactcactgtcacagtcatactctggacctagttttgtcccatggaataaatgttgtggatcctgtttttcctcataatcctggactatcggaccaccattttattacgtttgcaatcgcaacaaataatctgctcagaccccaaccaaggagcatcaaaagtcgtgctataaattctcagacaacacaaagattccttgatgcacttccagactccctctgcctacccaaggacgtcagaggacaaaaatcagttaaccacctaactgaggaactcaatttaaccttgcgcaataccctagatgcagttgcacccctaaaaactaaaaacatttgtcataagaaactagctccctggtatacagaaaatacccgagctctgaagcaagcttccagaaaactggaacggaaatggcgccacaccaaactggaagtcttccgactagcttggaaagacagtaccgtgcagtatcgaagagccctcactgctgctcgatcatcctatttttccaacttaattgaggaaaataagaacaatccgaaatttatttttgatactatcgcaaagctaactaaaaagcagcattccccaagtgaggatggctttcacttcagcagtaataaattcatgaacttctttgaggaaaagatcaaaTTACGGACTTCTCTTTAAATCTGcttattcctccaaagctcagttgtcctgagtctgcacaactctgccaggacctaggatcaagagagacacttaagtgttttagtactatatctcttgacacaatgatgaaaataatcatggcctctaaaccttcaagctgcatactggaccctattccaactaaactactgaaagagctgcttcctgccctcctatgttgaacataataaacgtctctctatccaccggatgtgtaccaaactcactaaaagtggcagtaataaagcctctcttgaaaaagccaacccttgacccagaaaatataaaaaactatcggcctatatcgaatcttccattcctctcaagaattttagaaaaagctgttgcgcagcaactcactgccttcctgaagacaaacaatgtatacgaaatgcttcagtctggttttagaccccatcatagcactgagactgcacttgtgaaggtggtaaattaccttttaatggcgtcagaccgaggctgtgtatctgtcctcgtgctcctagaccttagtgctgcctttgatttcatcgatcaccacattcttttggagagattggaaacccaaattggtctacacggacaagttctggcctggtttagatcttatctgtcggaaagatatcagtttgtctctgtgaatagtTTGACCTCTgaaaaatcaactgtaaatttcggtgttcctcaaggttccgttttaggaccactattgttttcactatatattttacctcttggggatgtcattcgaaaacataatgttaactttcactgctatgcggatgacacacagctgtacatttcaatgaaacttggtgaagccccaaaattgccctcgctagaagcctgtgtttcagacgtaaggaagtggatggctgccaactttctacttttaaactcggacaaaacagagatgcttgttctaggtctcaagaaacaaagagatcttctgttgaatctgacaattaatcttgatggttgtaaagtcgtctcaaattaaactgtgaaggacctcggcgttactctggaccctgatctctcttttgacgaacatatcaagactgtttcaaggacagcttttttccatctacgtaacattgcaaaaagcaggaactttctgtccaaaatgatgcagaaaaattaatccatgcttttgttacttctaggttagactactgcaatgctctaccttccggctacccggataaaggcataaataaacttcagttagtgctaaatacggctgctagaatcctgactagaaccaaaatatttgatcatattactccagtgctagcctccctacactggcttcctgttaaggcaagggctgatttcaaggttttactgctaacctacaaagcattacatgggcttgctcctacctatctttccgatttggtcctgccgtacatatctacacgtacgctacggtcacaagacacaggcctcctaattgtccctagaatttctaagcaaacagctggaggcagggctttctcctatagagctccatttttatggaatggtctgcctacccatgtgagagacgcagactcggtctcaacctttaagtctttactgaagacttatctcttcagtaggtcatatgattgagtgtagtctggcccaggagtgtgaaggtgaacggaaaggctctggaccaacgaaccgcccttgctgtctctgcctggccggttcccctctctccactgggattctctgcctataaccctattacaggggctgagtcactggcttactggtgctctttcatgccgtccctaggaggggtgcgtcacttgagtgggttgagtcactgacgtgatcttcctgtctggtttggcgcccccccttgggttttgccgtggcggagatctttgtgggctatactcggccttgtctcaggatggtaagttggtggttgaagatatccctctagtggtgtgggggctgtgtttggcaaagtgggtggggttatatccttcccgtttggccctgtccgggggtatcatcggatggggccacagtgtctcctggcccctcctgtctcagcctccagtatttattgtgtcggggggctagggtcagtttgttatatctggagtacttctcctgtcttatccggtgtcctgtgtgaatttaagtatgctctctctaattctttctttctctctttctttctttctctctctcggaggacctgagccctaggaccatgcctcaggactacctggcatgatgactccttgttgtccccagtccacctggccgtgctgctgctccagtttcaactgttctgcctgcggctatggaaccctgacctgttcaccagacgtgctacctgtcccagacctgctgttttcaactctctagagacagcaggagcggtagagatactcttaatgatcggctatgaaaagccaaccgaCATCTACTCCTGATGTGCTGACtttctgtgattattattatttgaccatgctggtcatttatgaacatttgaacatcttggccatgttctgttgtaatctccacccggcacagccagaagaggactgaccacccctcatagcctggttcctctctaggtttcttcctagcttttagcctttctagggagtttttcctagccaccgtgcttctacacctgcattgcttgctgtttggggttttaggctgggtttctgtacagcactttgagatatcagctgatgtaagaagggctatataaatatatttgatttgatttatacttCTCCAGCCGCTTCAGATCTGCACACATTGAggagtcagggtgtgacagacagtgtgacagtgcAGATGCACTACATTAACCTTCTCCGACTCTCAGCCCAGGTAAAGACATGGTCATGCTGTGACTCCCTCCTTCATCACAAACCTTCATTTTCTCATCTCCTGTTTCCTGGAAGTCTTTCATCTTCTCCCGCTGACTCAAACGCCGGTCTAACTACGGGAAGCCTCAACAACATACACACAGTCGCCCAAACTTCTATTGCACGTAAAGGTGCAAAGGTCACATAATGATGATAATGCAAATCTGGACATAGTGAAAACATTCATCCGGTTTACGTTAGACCACTGTGTCAGTCAAATGACTGCTATTTAAAACACGTTGCACAGATTCACGTTAGGATGTGTGCTCCTAGAAATCCTGTCAGTATGATTTGGTGAAGCGTTTCGGTGGAAGTGCTACTTCGTTACAGCATGTCAACAGCTCTCAGAACTCAAATTCAAACTCAGTTCAAACCCCAGTGAAGGAATTACTCCTTGGTCTTCGAGTCATGACACCAGCTTTAGCACCCCCCCGACCAGGACCGTGAGTGAATAGTCCAGGTGTACCGGTCACCCGCCAGCTGTTCCTCCACCCCGTGGCAGTCTCCCCATAACCTGTGCCATCTTTAGCCTTGATATAAATATCTGTAAATGCACAAGTCACTTATATAGTGTTACTTCAGTAAACTTTAAGATCATCACACCAAGATCTTCGTCATGATACCAGCAATAGTTTGTGTTCCCGAGAGCAATGTAAGTTGTGTGGAAAGGGAATTCTAATCACAGCAATTTCATATCAATAGGTTTGAGTGATTTCAAAGGGCAAACTGAGCTAATCAATGCAGCCATAAATTGTGgaaattaaaatgtaaaaaattaggGTAGTTAATTTGTATGTGCATTGTCAAGTTGTTGTTTTGGTATTTCAGGTCTACACTATGGGTTATATAGCAATAGACTGCATGTCACCACTAGATGGCAATATAGCACTGGTGTGGAACTACAATGAGCCACTTTGACAGCCCTTATTTGTGTAGGTGGGCACGGGCATGCGCAGGAATGGTGCTGTGTCAGTCgtgtgtgggctgtgtgtgtgtgacagcgcATTGGCTTGACTTACTAGTGAGAAGTGCGTGACATGTTTGACGCAGCAGCTCTGTCACTAACACTGTTGACAGAGGGAGAGCTCAGAGGCAAACtgctcctgagagagagagggggatagggtagagaacgacaggaggtgggagagagaggggagcgagagaggagggggctGAGGGATTCAAGGAGCGAGGTGCAGGCCTACATGCTTGTCTGTCTGTGCTAAAAGAGAGGTGTGGTTCAGCCTTTTCTTTCTGTTAGTAGGGTCATTAGCAGCAGCTGCGTCTCCCCTTTGCTTCTGGACCATTATGCAACACTAGGAAACTTTGCACCTCCCAAATCACTTTGATTACCACCCATAGACGTGTACAGGCACACTTTATTGGTACATATGAAGGGTTTAGAGAGATCAGACAGTGAGACTGGGGACTAACAGAGGAcatagtgaaaagagagagagacagaccgagagagaataaaataaaaatacatttgtatttgtcacatgcgtcgtaaACAACATGTGTAGATTCACAGTGAAATTCTAGTTTACGGatcattttccaacaatgcagagttaaacatAAAAAATAGAAGGcgtgacacaaggaataaatacacagcgAATAACGAATAACAATAACGTGTAAAAAATGACATGGCTATTTACAGGcaataccagtaccgagtcgatgtgcaggggtaagaggtaattgaggtagctatgtatatataggtaagggtaaagtgactaggcaacaggatggataacagacagtagcagcagcgtgtgaaagtgtgtgtttgtgagtgagtgtggtgtgagtatgcatgtgtgcgcatgttaagtgtgtgtgtgtgtgtgttggggtttcAGTGtacgtatgtgtgagtgtgtgggtagtccagtttgtgtgcatagagtcagtgcaacaGAGTTAGTGCCggaaaagggtcaatgcagatagtccaggtagcgatttgattagcagtcttatggcttgggggaagaagctgttcacggtgctgttggttccagacttggtgcactgaTATTGCTTGCCGTGCAGTTGCAGAGAGAACACTctatggctggagtctttgacaatttttgggggccttcctctgacaccacctggcgtagaggtcctggatggcagggagctcggccctagtgatgcagccagtcaagatgctctctgGGGCAGCTGTAGAACTGTTGAGGAtctgacagagacagtcagacagagacagtgaagACAGTCAGACAAACACAGAAAGCGAAGCTCTGACTAAATTTGTTGGAGAGGAAGATCCATTGTCATTTCTGTGACAAAATGAACAGCGTTTTCATTTAATGCAAGCAAATCTGTTATTCCAAAAGAAATCAATTTCCATAAACTAATATCTTTCAGCATCTTGTGAGGGATAAAGAGCAGAGAATACAGTCATTTCCATCACAAAGTTTGTTTCGCTTCTCAAAGTTTTAACCGCGAGAGACAATCGCTGAGGGTGGATCTCAGGCTTTCCCGTGATATTTACCATCCAGGAGTTGGTGAGGTTGCCACAGAATTATTCGGAACACTATTTCAAAAGCATAGGCTGCTTGTTTGGGTTCAACTAGAATTAGCTGCCAGTATGCAGAGTACGGGGGATTAGAACAAAGATACGCAAACATCAACTGACTTGCAAAAAGACTAATCCTACTCTGCTCAAACAGGGCAACTAAGACTCATTTAAATGAGATTTGAAAACCAACCACAAAAGCTGCTGGAGCAGAATAGCCTGTCGTAATTGGCTCAGAGTTGATGCAGTTTGGTGGTGGTTTTATCTGTTTAATCCCcatttcctcctcatcctccacctccaGTGACTCACATAGTGAATGTCTGTGGCCCCTGGGCTAGGTGAGGCATTCCTCTAACCCCTGTACCCCTAACTTCCTCACTGCATCATtaccaggggcctcatttataaatggTTTGGTATGCACAGATTTGAACATAAATTGTTCATGGATATTACAAAAGGTGTACCACAGGGGTCAGTACTGGGACCTGTTCTCTTtactatttatgtaaataataATGGTATATCTGTTAACTTGTATTATTCATCTGTATGCGAACAACACTGTCATGTACGTCATTGCCCCAACTGTTGACCAGGCTTTGTTAGAGGTGCACAAACCAAAAGGGGACCATCGCGCTCT
This genomic stretch from Salvelinus fontinalis isolate EN_2023a chromosome 41, ASM2944872v1, whole genome shotgun sequence harbors:
- the LOC129840204 gene encoding basic helix-loop-helix transcription factor scleraxis-like — its product is MKSTGSEQGATPDGFPSDLDELESGSEESSDNKSTSGGCSPQGECREGARQREGGYSSRLPGVSKQRQAANARERDRTHSVNTAFTALRTLIPTEPADRKLSKIETLRLASSYISHLANVLLLGDECLDGQPCLRYHSILQSSTNISSSSPPLRPICTFCLSNQRKTLRDGEKHTAI